In the genome of Streptomyces collinus, one region contains:
- a CDS encoding Re/Si-specific NAD(P)(+) transhydrogenase subunit alpha: MVPAEPQPQRIGVPAESTAGETRVAATPATVGRLVALGYDVVVEPGAGASSRFSDAAYREAGAELGDPWQAEIVLKVNAPSAEEAGRLREGATLIALISPALNPELVEELARRPVTVLAMDAVPRISRAQSLDVLSSMANIAGYRAVVEAAHAFGRFFTGQVTAAGKVPPAKVLVAGAGVAGLAAIGAARSLGAVVRATDPRPEVAEQVRSLGGEFLTVTAEQEVSTDGYAKATSEDYNRLAAQLYAEQAADVDIIVTTALIPGRPAPKLITAEDVARMKPGSVIVDMAASQGGNVEGTVAGKAVVTDNDVTIIGYTDLPGRLPAQASQLYGTNIVNLMKLLTPGKDGRLVLDFDDVVQRSITVVREGEKTWPPPPVQVSAAPAPAGAKEPEAAPAGTPVKTARPAWSSYALVAAGALALFLVTAFSPSELLGHFTVFVLAIVIGFYVIGNVHHALHTPLMSVTNAISGIVVVGALLQIGQGDTAVTVLSFAAILLASINIFGGFAVTRRMLGMFSKG; the protein is encoded by the coding sequence ATGGTCCCAGCGGAACCGCAACCTCAGCGGATCGGCGTACCGGCCGAATCCACTGCGGGCGAGACCAGGGTGGCGGCCACGCCGGCCACCGTGGGGAGACTTGTCGCGCTCGGGTACGACGTGGTGGTCGAACCGGGAGCGGGAGCGTCGTCCCGGTTCTCCGACGCGGCCTACCGGGAGGCGGGCGCCGAACTCGGCGACCCGTGGCAGGCGGAGATCGTGCTGAAGGTCAACGCCCCCTCGGCTGAGGAGGCCGGCCGGCTGCGCGAGGGGGCGACGCTGATCGCGCTCATCAGCCCGGCCCTCAACCCGGAGTTGGTGGAGGAGTTGGCGCGGCGGCCGGTCACCGTGCTGGCGATGGACGCGGTGCCGCGCATTTCGCGGGCCCAGTCGCTGGACGTGCTCAGCTCGATGGCGAACATCGCCGGCTACCGGGCGGTGGTCGAGGCGGCGCACGCCTTCGGCCGCTTCTTCACCGGCCAGGTGACTGCTGCGGGCAAGGTGCCCCCGGCGAAGGTGCTGGTGGCCGGCGCGGGCGTGGCCGGGCTGGCGGCGATCGGCGCGGCCCGCAGCCTCGGCGCCGTGGTGCGTGCGACGGACCCGCGTCCGGAGGTTGCCGAGCAGGTGCGCTCGCTGGGCGGGGAGTTCCTGACGGTGACCGCCGAGCAGGAGGTGAGCACCGACGGGTACGCCAAGGCCACCTCGGAGGATTACAACCGGCTCGCCGCGCAGCTTTACGCCGAGCAGGCCGCTGATGTCGACATCATCGTCACCACCGCGCTCATCCCGGGCCGTCCCGCCCCGAAGCTGATCACCGCCGAGGACGTGGCGCGTATGAAGCCCGGCAGCGTGATCGTCGACATGGCGGCCTCCCAGGGCGGCAACGTCGAGGGCACGGTCGCGGGGAAGGCGGTCGTCACCGACAACGACGTGACGATCATCGGCTACACCGATCTGCCCGGCCGGCTGCCCGCCCAGGCCTCGCAGTTGTACGGCACGAACATCGTCAACCTGATGAAGCTGCTCACCCCGGGCAAGGACGGCCGGCTCGTCCTCGACTTCGACGACGTGGTGCAGCGCTCGATCACGGTGGTCCGCGAGGGTGAGAAGACCTGGCCGCCGCCCCCGGTCCAGGTGTCGGCCGCGCCCGCCCCGGCCGGGGCGAAGGAGCCGGAGGCGGCCCCTGCCGGGACACCGGTGAAGACCGCCCGCCCCGCTTGGTCCTCCTACGCCCTGGTCGCCGCCGGAGCGCTCGCGCTGTTCCTGGTGACGGCTTTCTCGCCGAGTGAACTCCTCGGCCACTTCACGGTGTTCGTTCTCGCGATCGTCATCGGTTTCTATGTCATCGGCAACGTGCACCATGCGCTGCACACGCCGCTGATGTCGGTGACCAACGCCATCTCCGGCATCGTGGTGGTCGGCGCGCTGCTGCAGATCGGGCAGGGCGACACCGCCGTGACCGTGCTGTCGTTCGCCGCGATCCTGCTGGCGAGCATCAACATCTTCGGCGGATTCGCCGTGACCCGCCGCATGCTCGGCATGTTCTCGAAGGGCTGA
- the pntB gene encoding Re/Si-specific NAD(P)(+) transhydrogenase subunit beta, which yields MTTDTAAQAAYVVAALLFILSLAGLSQHKTSRSGVVWGIAGMVVALAATVGLASRSITTTGLVLIAVATAVGAGIGLWRARVVEMTGMPELIAIMHSLVGLAAAFVGWNGYLDVDAELSGSLLAIHHAEVFIGVFIGAVTFTGSVVAYLKLSARINSRPLTLPGKHVLNIGALVAFVGLTAAFVARPGMGLLIAVTVIALALGAHLVASIGGGDMPVVVSMLNSYSGWAAAASGFLLANNLLIVTGALVGSSGAYLSYIMCKAMNRSFISVIAGGFGTPAAAAEEGEQGEHREINAEETAELLGNATSVIITPGYGMAVAQAQYPVAELARKLRERGVEVRFGIHPVAGRLPGHMNVLLAEANVPYDIVLEMDEINDDFAATSVVLVIGANDTVNPAATDNPTSPIAGMPVLHVWESSNVIVFKRSMAAGYAGVQNPLFFRENTQMLFGDAKQRVEDILRGLDALDTPVPAMAGTSR from the coding sequence ATGACCACAGACACGGCCGCTCAGGCCGCCTACGTCGTCGCGGCGCTGCTGTTCATCCTCAGCCTCGCCGGGCTTTCCCAGCACAAGACGTCCCGCTCGGGAGTCGTCTGGGGCATCGCGGGCATGGTCGTGGCGCTGGCCGCCACGGTCGGGCTCGCCTCGCGCAGCATCACCACGACCGGGCTCGTGCTGATCGCCGTCGCCACCGCTGTGGGTGCGGGGATCGGGCTGTGGCGGGCGCGGGTGGTGGAGATGACCGGCATGCCGGAGCTGATCGCCATCATGCACAGCCTCGTCGGCCTCGCCGCCGCGTTCGTCGGCTGGAACGGCTACCTGGACGTGGACGCCGAACTGTCCGGTTCGCTGCTGGCGATCCATCACGCCGAGGTGTTCATCGGGGTGTTCATCGGCGCCGTCACCTTCACGGGTTCCGTCGTCGCGTACCTGAAGCTGTCGGCCCGCATCAACTCCCGTCCGCTCACGCTGCCCGGCAAGCACGTCCTCAACATCGGCGCACTCGTGGCCTTCGTGGGGCTCACGGCGGCGTTCGTGGCCCGCCCCGGCATGGGCCTGCTCATCGCGGTCACCGTGATCGCGCTCGCCCTCGGCGCGCACCTGGTCGCCTCCATCGGCGGCGGTGACATGCCGGTGGTCGTCTCCATGCTCAACAGCTACTCCGGCTGGGCCGCCGCGGCCTCGGGGTTCCTGCTCGCCAACAACCTGCTCATCGTCACCGGCGCGCTGGTCGGCTCCTCCGGCGCTTACCTGTCGTACATCATGTGCAAGGCGATGAACCGCTCGTTCATCTCGGTCATCGCGGGTGGTTTCGGGACCCCGGCGGCGGCCGCCGAGGAGGGCGAGCAGGGCGAGCACCGGGAGATCAACGCCGAGGAGACCGCGGAACTCCTGGGCAACGCCACCTCGGTGATCATCACCCCGGGCTATGGCATGGCCGTCGCCCAGGCCCAGTACCCGGTGGCCGAGCTGGCGCGCAAGCTGCGCGAGCGGGGCGTCGAGGTGCGCTTCGGTATCCATCCGGTGGCCGGCCGGCTGCCCGGGCACATGAACGTGCTGCTCGCCGAGGCGAACGTGCCCTACGACATCGTCCTGGAGATGGACGAGATCAACGACGACTTCGCCGCGACCTCGGTCGTGCTGGTCATCGGCGCCAACGACACGGTCAACCCGGCCGCCACCGACAACCCCACCAGCCCCATCGCCGGCATGCCGGTGCTGCACGTGTGGGAGTCGTCCAACGTGATCGTCTTCAAGCGGTCCATGGCCGCCGGCTACGCAGGCGTGCAGAACCCGCTGTTCTTCCGCGAGAACACCCAGATGCTCTTCGGCGACGCCAAGCAGCGCGTCGAGGACATCCTGCGCGGCCTCGACGCCCTGGACACACCGGTACCGGCCATGGCCGGCACGTCGCGCTGA